In Pirellulaceae bacterium, the sequence GCTTTCGTCAGTTTTCACGACGCCTTTTCCTGAGCAGCACGGACAATCGGCGAACACGCTGCGTTTTAGGCTTGGCCGGACCCGTTGCCGCGTCATTTCAATCAATCCAAACGGGCTGGTTCGAAGGATGCGGGTTCGAGCTCGATCACGACTCATCGCATCGCGAAGAGCCCGTTCGACGTTTCGTCGGTGGCGTTCTTTTCGCATGTCGATAAAGTCATTGACGATGACGCCGCCCAGGTCGCGCAGTCGCAGTTGTCGAGCGATTTCGCGAGCGGCGGAAAGGTTCAGTTGATAGGCGGTTTCTTCGGCTGAATCATCGGTTCGAAAGTTGCCGCTATTCACATCGATTGCGACGAGTGCCTCGGTTGTGTCAACAACAATCGAGCCTCCGTCTTTGAGTTTAACCTCCCGACGATGGATGTTCGCGATTTCCTGCTCAAGCTTGTATTTGTGGAACAAAGGCTCTCGTCCGTCATAAAGTTTGAGTCGGTTGACGTGACGAGGCATTACCAATCGGAGAAATTCACGTGCTCGTTCGTAGGCCGATTCTTCATCGATGTAGATGGCGTCGACATCCGAGGTGAAAATGTCTCGGATGGTGCGAATGATCATGTCACTTTCTTCATAGATGTCGACCGGCCCTTCTTTCTTTTTGACTCGTCGTACGATGACTTTCCAGAGTCGAAGCAGGTAGGCGAGGTCTCGCGAAAGGTCACGTCGAGTTCGACCTTGCCCGGCAGTACGCACAATAAATCCCAATCCTTTGGGTGGATTGAGGTCAAGCATGGCGTCTCGTAAACGCCGTCGATCATCATCGTCATCGATTTTTCGTGAAACGCCGACTCGTCCGAGTGCAGGCATCAAGACCAGGTAGCGACCGGGAATACTGATGTAGGTTGAGAGTGTCGGTCCTTTGGTACCGATGCCTTCTTTGATGACCTGGACGAGCACTTCGTCGCCCCGCTTGAAAATCTCCTGGATGGGAGGTTTGAAGCGAGGTCGCGAGCTCATGCGTGGATTTCGACGTCCTCGCCCTCGTTGGTCACGACGGCCTCGTTTTTCGCCCTCATCGTCACTCGCTTCTTCGGACTCGAGGTTGGCCGGATCGTAACCGCCTTGCCGAAAGTATTGGGGTTCAACATCGCTAATGTGGAGAAAGCCGTTTCTTCCTACACCAAAGTCGACGAAGGCGGCTTGGATGCTTGGTTCCAGGTTGACCACTTTGCCTTTGTAAATGTTGCCCACGTAGTTGTCTTGACTGGCCCGTTCGATATAGAGTTCTTCGAGCATGCCGTCTTCAACAATGGCAATGCGGCATTCCTCCGGTTGAGCCACATTGATCAGCATTTCTTTTTTCATCGCGGTGCCTTTTCTTGCCTTAGTCGCGGACGGTGTGGGACCGTTTAGCGTTGTGTTTGTCATCTCGCAATTTCCCCTTTCCGGGATTTTGTCGCATCAGGATGTCAGGTGCACTTCAGTGCGTGTAATCCAACGGCCTCGATCTTCGAGGTCATCCACCCTTAGGACTTGCAGTATTTCACGAGGTCGAGCGATCGTTTCTTGGGAAACCCAGAGTTGGATTTGCAAACGTTCGTCGACAAGTTGGATATCTTTAATGCTTCGTCGCAAGTCAATTGGTTCGGTTCGGCCTTTCCGCTGAAACGAAAACGAGCTTTTGCTGAGCAGCTCGTCGATAGCACTGCTGAGTGCTTCTTGTCGCTCCGTAGGGATCGTGATTTCGTAGGTCACTTGATCGACTTGAATCTTGCGGTTGCTTGTTTCAAGTTCTGTGACGTTCTTGATCACGAGGCCGGGTGGTGATTCCTCCGTGAGGCGTTGACGCACTTCAACCGGGTCTCTTGCTTCTGCCAAAGTAAGTTCGATAACTTCATTGCACCCTTCAATGCCGAGTCCTAAGGCGGCGGGGAAGGTGATCTTTGGATGAGGATGGAAACCTTCGCTCATCGCTAATGGCAGTTCGGCGCGTCGGAACAGTCTTTCCAAGGCGCGTGCAAGATCGCGGTGGCTGATCAGTCGTAGATCGCCCTGTTTGCGAAAACGAATTCGTAGTTTTTGACGACTCATAAAACGAACAATAGTTCCTGGGTTTCCACCAGAAACTCAACAGCCGACGCAGCACCGAGGTATGGTGCCCCGCTAGCCGGAT encodes:
- a CDS encoding TIGR03936 family radical SAM-associated protein, yielding MSRQKLRIRFRKQGDLRLISHRDLARALERLFRRAELPLAMSEGFHPHPKITFPAALGLGIEGCNEVIELTLAEARDPVEVRQRLTEESPPGLVIKNVTELETSNRKIQVDQVTYEITIPTERQEALSSAIDELLSKSSFSFQRKGRTEPIDLRRSIKDIQLVDERLQIQLWVSQETIARPREILQVLRVDDLEDRGRWITRTEVHLTS
- a CDS encoding Rne/Rng family ribonuclease; translation: MTNTTLNGPTPSATKARKGTAMKKEMLINVAQPEECRIAIVEDGMLEELYIERASQDNYVGNIYKGKVVNLEPSIQAAFVDFGVGRNGFLHISDVEPQYFRQGGYDPANLESEEASDDEGEKRGRRDQRGRGRRNPRMSSRPRFKPPIQEIFKRGDEVLVQVIKEGIGTKGPTLSTYISIPGRYLVLMPALGRVGVSRKIDDDDDRRRLRDAMLDLNPPKGLGFIVRTAGQGRTRRDLSRDLAYLLRLWKVIVRRVKKKEGPVDIYEESDMIIRTIRDIFTSDVDAIYIDEESAYERAREFLRLVMPRHVNRLKLYDGREPLFHKYKLEQEIANIHRREVKLKDGGSIVVDTTEALVAIDVNSGNFRTDDSAEETAYQLNLSAAREIARQLRLRDLGGVIVNDFIDMRKERHRRNVERALRDAMSRDRARTRILRTSPFGLIEMTRQRVRPSLKRSVFADCPCCSGKGVVKTDESMSIEVIRLLMLASQNPAVSRVNVRVNDKVAAYLNNKKRRELSGFEEEGQMNVQILGTENVFPEFLELECKDAAGSPVLIPT